Proteins from a single region of Leptospira venezuelensis:
- a CDS encoding DUF58 domain-containing protein, translating into MFRKEYQNLIQLLDFKERGYSLRSRQGTATSSRKGRGVDFKDVRPYAVGDDTRLIDWNVTSRFGELHVREFYEEKERLGVFFLDVSESMDWSSSEWTKAENAFQVLALLVLLYVRKGNLAKILLYSDRLEWETGYIRNTEEALSSLEKVRTYPHRKLKTDPKLPFVLLKNRIRRYTDSYILSDFHGLPSLKKLTGLRRFHTLHAIRFKDRLEENAPRGFFQFFLLKDPETGAIPSPVGGSIKKNLEFLFKSRCLELEGNDTDPNKLLEYWRRMS; encoded by the coding sequence ATGTTCCGTAAAGAATACCAAAACCTGATCCAACTTCTGGATTTTAAGGAGAGAGGATACTCTCTTCGGAGTAGACAAGGCACTGCTACGAGTTCTAGAAAGGGCAGGGGGGTCGATTTCAAGGATGTTCGCCCTTACGCTGTCGGTGACGATACGAGACTAATCGATTGGAATGTTACTTCTAGATTCGGAGAATTACATGTAAGAGAATTCTACGAAGAGAAAGAAAGACTTGGAGTCTTTTTTTTGGATGTTTCTGAATCTATGGATTGGAGCAGTTCAGAGTGGACCAAGGCTGAGAATGCTTTTCAGGTTTTAGCTTTATTAGTTTTACTTTATGTAAGAAAAGGAAACCTTGCGAAAATCCTACTATATTCGGATCGTTTAGAATGGGAAACGGGGTATATCCGTAATACCGAAGAAGCTCTGTCTTCTTTGGAAAAGGTTCGTACATACCCGCATCGAAAATTAAAAACAGATCCTAAACTTCCATTCGTGCTCTTAAAAAATCGGATCAGAAGATACACTGATTCTTATATACTTTCCGATTTTCATGGACTTCCTTCTTTAAAAAAACTTACTGGGCTTCGAAGATTCCATACACTTCATGCAATTCGGTTTAAGGACCGTTTGGAAGAGAATGCGCCTAGAGGCTTTTTCCAATTCTTCTTATTAAAAGATCCGGAGACAGGTGCAATCCCTTCTCCAGTGGGGGGAAGTATTAAAAAGAATCTAGAATTTCTATTCAAGTCCAGATGTTTAGAGTTAGAAGGAAATGATACGGATCCGAATAAACTTCTTGAATACTGGAGACGTATGTCATGA
- a CDS encoding LB_053 family protein translates to MTTGSCRLRSLDHIQFFYYTFCLILLLFAAPAFAWKEDWEPKEVGIGDQAQYVLEFQQGEIQDPELPSKGIHPDPESPDLPLFEVTSAEILDTKIKLSVAYYVSGTFYLPITWKDKDGKEFRSELALAVRSSIGEKDKTPEEILPPLEFSGKYGLKLAAILAAFVALGFGIFYAWYLNQTASRRTMDALVEADPWVQKILIYESKLDEIINTPPVFARTFYRVLSGYIRENMSKKMNAPFAHLTEAELFKRIYDSFALEEGDVRNWENTFRKAQYSGEEVEISSAEALRAWDYWKEALSK, encoded by the coding sequence ATGACGACGGGGAGTTGCCGTCTAAGATCCTTGGATCATATTCAGTTTTTCTATTATACTTTCTGTTTAATTCTTCTGCTTTTTGCCGCTCCTGCCTTTGCTTGGAAAGAAGATTGGGAACCTAAGGAAGTAGGAATTGGAGATCAGGCACAATACGTGTTGGAATTCCAACAGGGAGAAATCCAGGATCCAGAGTTACCTTCTAAGGGAATACATCCCGATCCGGAATCTCCGGATCTTCCGCTATTCGAAGTGACCTCTGCTGAAATTCTAGATACAAAGATCAAATTGAGCGTGGCTTATTATGTTTCCGGGACTTTTTATTTGCCTATCACATGGAAGGACAAAGACGGAAAAGAATTCCGCTCTGAGCTAGCTTTGGCTGTTCGTTCATCTATAGGAGAGAAGGATAAAACTCCTGAAGAGATCTTGCCACCTCTGGAATTTTCAGGAAAGTACGGCTTAAAGTTGGCGGCGATTCTCGCAGCTTTCGTTGCATTGGGTTTTGGAATCTTCTATGCTTGGTATCTAAATCAAACAGCATCCAGAAGGACTATGGATGCACTTGTAGAAGCAGATCCATGGGTCCAGAAAATTCTAATATACGAAAGTAAATTAGACGAGATCATCAATACTCCTCCAGTATTTGCTAGGACCTTTTATAGGGTTCTATCTGGATATATTCGAGAGAATATGTCCAAAAAGATGAATGCGCCATTCGCACATCTTACAGAAGCAGAATTATTCAAACGTATTTATGATTCGTTTGCATTGGAAGAAGGGGATGTCAGAAATTGGGAGAACACTTTCCGTAAGGCTCAATACTCTGGCGAGGAAGTGGAAATCTCTTCTGCCGAGGCTTTGAGGGCCTGGGATTATTGGAAGGAGGCGCTTTCCAAATGA
- the batA gene encoding VWA domain-containing protein BatA: MTEWESPYYLFLIIPIWIWTFYSYWKNEPALGIELRIPGRVQSGTFSFKGFLSSVAPLIRPIVLTLFVIAVAGPGKRYRFLPDETKGVDIILALDVSGSMSKSRDFLPETRLGVSKKLLREFIRKRENDRLGLVVFAGGAYLQSPLTSDRDVLEEILSQAEEETVPEQGTAIGDALILSCYRLRRSPAKSKVIVLITDGASNTGRIDPVTATEIAKGVGVKIYSIGIGKEDQSYEVNFEILDILSKRTGGVFYRAEDISELREVLASIDSLEKDLLILPPEEVRESESLIFLTYALALLGMDLLFRSWVFRYYV, encoded by the coding sequence ATGACGGAATGGGAGTCTCCATATTATCTTTTCTTAATTATTCCGATCTGGATCTGGACTTTCTACTCTTATTGGAAAAATGAGCCGGCGTTGGGAATAGAACTTCGGATTCCAGGAAGAGTTCAATCCGGAACGTTTTCTTTTAAAGGGTTTTTATCTTCAGTTGCTCCATTAATTCGCCCAATCGTCTTAACATTGTTTGTGATCGCAGTTGCAGGTCCGGGAAAAAGATATAGGTTTCTTCCGGATGAGACCAAAGGGGTGGATATCATTTTGGCATTGGATGTGTCCGGTTCCATGTCTAAGAGTAGGGATTTCTTGCCTGAAACTCGCTTAGGAGTCTCTAAAAAATTACTCAGAGAGTTTATTAGAAAAAGAGAAAATGATCGTTTAGGCCTGGTTGTATTTGCAGGGGGAGCTTATCTGCAATCTCCTCTAACAAGCGACAGAGACGTATTAGAAGAAATATTAAGCCAAGCCGAAGAAGAAACAGTTCCTGAACAAGGTACTGCTATTGGTGATGCGCTGATTCTTTCTTGTTATAGATTACGTAGGTCTCCTGCAAAATCAAAGGTGATTGTACTGATCACAGATGGGGCGTCCAATACAGGTCGTATAGATCCAGTAACGGCGACTGAGATTGCAAAAGGTGTGGGGGTTAAAATTTATTCTATAGGTATTGGAAAAGAAGATCAATCTTATGAGGTGAATTTCGAAATTTTGGATATACTTTCCAAGAGAACTGGAGGAGTATTTTATAGAGCTGAAGATATTAGTGAGTTGAGAGAGGTTTTAGCTTCGATCGACTCTTTGGAAAAAGACCTTTTGATCCTTCCCCCGGAAGAGGTAAGAGAATCAGAATCCTTAATTTTTCTGACCTATGCGCTTGCCTTATTGGGCATGGATCTACTTTTCCGATCTTGGGTTTTTCGGTATTACGTATGA
- the batC gene encoding TPR repeat-containing protein BatC, producing the protein MLLFSFWGREIYSFELDPGGNRIKEGRNSYDQGDYRSCLERYKEADPYFPEDPRLEFNRGDCEYKSGNLDKAIRHFEKSADSKDKELNAQSHFNLGNSYLKLGDRKKAAEHYLRSLKENPNLESAKKNLEWLRKLPPPEGKEGSENKESTAEEKEDKSSSAKHGPKGKEKAEKQSKSGAGKDQKDKNKSKMEDELDRIMESMDLDSVKRRSPGSRNKEVFW; encoded by the coding sequence TTGCTTCTATTCTCATTTTGGGGAAGAGAAATTTATTCATTTGAGTTAGATCCAGGCGGAAATCGTATCAAAGAAGGTAGGAATTCCTACGACCAGGGAGATTATCGAAGCTGCTTGGAAAGATATAAGGAAGCAGATCCGTATTTTCCGGAAGATCCTCGATTGGAATTCAATCGGGGAGATTGTGAATACAAGTCAGGTAATCTAGATAAGGCCATCCGCCATTTTGAAAAATCCGCAGATTCGAAAGACAAAGAACTTAATGCACAATCTCATTTTAATTTGGGAAATTCTTATCTTAAATTGGGGGATCGGAAAAAGGCAGCAGAACATTATCTTCGTTCTCTAAAAGAAAATCCTAATTTAGAATCTGCTAAGAAAAATCTAGAATGGCTTCGTAAACTTCCTCCTCCAGAAGGAAAAGAGGGCTCAGAAAACAAAGAGAGTACGGCTGAGGAAAAGGAAGATAAGTCTTCATCTGCAAAACATGGTCCTAAAGGAAAAGAGAAGGCAGAAAAACAATCCAAGTCTGGTGCCGGAAAAGATCAGAAAGATAAAAACAAATCTAAGATGGAAGATGAATTGGATCGTATCATGGAATCTATGGATTTAGATTCCGTAAAGAGAAGAAGTCCAGGTTCTCGGAACAAAGAGGTGTTCTGGTGA
- a CDS encoding BatD family protein, producing MKRFLLLLVIGIFPLFAQGPKFYLSQTRADLGDAVFIILETEGSAQVRLIEKEFNGQGIKAVYWGTEENTTIVNFKVYRKKLIKYRLTVSAPGRFSVPEIEIEVDGQKVESGMMALEISPRSSTANKSSGFFSNRYFFSEETEGPEDGDLKVLFRTNKDQVWVGEPILGFFTLYYRNAIRPYIDRDFSSSIEFPYFRSEALSGINLLIPEQVIYEGLEFETAVYNKETFILTPLRKGEYSLGSTVFHLEGRQQSFFHMRSIKTIPSKIFVKDLPSPSPLEFKGAVGNFKIDLEEYPKTAFLGEPFQFKLTISGNGNLSSIKDPLLSVCDPNCSPEITYLQTRQQRDFRELGPGEFGFYLNYSYHYSVLPKKEGVWKPEDLKFTFFNPGSGRYESASLRFPGLEVGPPRPKQEIAAEEIGNKTGSFLLTSILLSSIFIGAGVFVFLTLRKKYQFETILKRLDLWIGSKRGFVLKHSVMTKGLPEEEASLLASWKSDTVPLIETYKTLGPSSKKTLIRISNWLSDKLNEEGAE from the coding sequence GTGAAACGTTTCCTTCTTCTTTTAGTTATAGGAATATTTCCTTTATTTGCGCAAGGGCCTAAGTTTTATCTCAGTCAGACCAGAGCAGATTTGGGGGATGCAGTATTTATCATTTTAGAAACAGAAGGTAGCGCTCAGGTCCGTTTAATAGAAAAGGAATTTAACGGGCAAGGGATCAAAGCAGTCTATTGGGGGACTGAAGAGAACACCACTATAGTAAACTTCAAAGTATATCGCAAAAAACTAATTAAATACAGACTTACTGTCTCAGCACCTGGGCGGTTTTCAGTTCCGGAAATAGAGATAGAAGTAGACGGACAAAAAGTAGAATCCGGAATGATGGCCTTAGAAATTTCTCCCAGAAGTTCTACTGCGAATAAGTCCTCAGGATTTTTCTCAAACCGATATTTTTTCAGCGAAGAGACGGAGGGTCCTGAAGATGGGGACTTAAAAGTACTATTTAGAACAAACAAAGATCAGGTCTGGGTAGGGGAACCTATTTTAGGATTTTTCACGTTATATTACAGAAATGCGATACGTCCTTATATAGATCGGGATTTTTCTAGTTCTATCGAATTTCCTTATTTTAGGAGCGAAGCACTTTCAGGGATCAATCTTTTAATCCCAGAACAGGTGATTTATGAAGGTTTGGAATTTGAAACTGCAGTTTATAATAAAGAAACTTTCATTCTGACACCTTTAAGAAAGGGAGAATATTCTTTGGGTTCTACTGTATTTCATTTGGAAGGAAGACAACAGTCCTTCTTTCATATGAGAAGTATTAAGACCATTCCGAGTAAAATTTTTGTAAAGGATCTACCTTCTCCTTCCCCATTGGAATTTAAGGGTGCGGTCGGTAACTTTAAGATAGATTTAGAAGAATATCCAAAAACAGCTTTTCTGGGAGAGCCTTTTCAGTTTAAGCTGACTATTTCTGGGAATGGAAATCTTTCTTCCATTAAGGATCCTTTACTAAGTGTATGTGATCCCAATTGTTCTCCTGAAATTACATATTTGCAAACAAGGCAACAAAGAGATTTTAGAGAGCTTGGTCCAGGGGAATTCGGGTTTTATCTAAATTATTCTTATCATTATTCTGTACTTCCTAAGAAAGAGGGAGTTTGGAAACCGGAAGATCTGAAATTCACTTTTTTCAATCCAGGTTCTGGAAGATATGAATCTGCTTCTCTTCGTTTTCCTGGTCTGGAAGTGGGACCGCCTAGGCCAAAACAGGAAATTGCTGCTGAAGAAATTGGAAATAAGACCGGATCTTTTCTACTAACATCAATTCTTCTTTCTTCTATTTTTATAGGAGCCGGTGTGTTTGTATTTTTAACACTGCGTAAGAAGTATCAATTTGAAACTATACTGAAACGACTTGACCTCTGGATAGGTTCCAAACGAGGTTTTGTTTTGAAACATTCTGTGATGACCAAGGGATTACCTGAGGAAGAAGCAAGTCTTCTTGCTAGCTGGAAGTCCGACACGGTTCCTTTGATCGAAACCTATAAGACTTTGGGACCTTCTTCCAAAAAAACTTTGATTAGGATCTCAAATTGGTTGTCAGATAAATTGAACGAGGAGGGGGCCGAATGA
- the htpG gene encoding molecular chaperone HtpG, producing the protein MSEEVKGRISVETENIFPIIKKWLYSEKDIFLRELVSNACDAIAKLKKISLNEEFEGGTDYRIDLDFDQETRILTVQDNGIGMTDEEVNRYINQIAFSGAEEFVKKYQSEGDKTEIIGHFGLGFYSSFMVSTKVKIETKSYKKGSASVVWESESGTEYSLRPGDRSERGTKISLYLDGDSGEYLDSWKLKELVRKYCDFLPVPIYVKDEKANKQTPLWSEQPSSVKKEQYDEFYQYLFPFAGEPLFHVHLNVDYPFRLQGILYFPRLKHELDANRMGIKLYCNHVFVSEEAKELVPQFLTVLQGTLDIPDLPLNVSRSYLQNDPLVKKISSHIVKKVSDKLQEEWSKNPDEFRKNWDEISLFVKYGMMTDEKFYESAKDLIFFRSSNGDLTKLEDYVERNKEKNSGKVYYAGEAELSSVYMDLLKSQGLEALLVDSRIDNHFLQFLEGKNPDWKFQRVDSELADQVLDKDASPDLADSDNKTTEDRLKEIFTKAISKEGVEIKTEALKSEDIPAVILLPEHIRRLAEMGQMYGQKAGDFLKNHTLLLNRQSKLVKNILGLSKSIHPEKAEKLARSVYDLALLGAKLIGEDELSDLIRRQRDLLEDLSSD; encoded by the coding sequence ATGAGCGAAGAAGTAAAAGGTAGGATTTCCGTAGAGACGGAGAATATTTTTCCTATTATTAAAAAATGGTTATATTCTGAAAAAGATATATTTTTGAGAGAGTTAGTCTCCAATGCATGTGACGCGATCGCTAAACTTAAAAAAATTTCCTTGAACGAAGAATTCGAAGGAGGGACCGATTATAGGATCGATCTAGATTTTGACCAAGAAACTAGGATCTTAACTGTCCAAGATAACGGGATCGGTATGACCGATGAAGAAGTGAACCGTTATATCAATCAGATTGCATTTTCAGGTGCGGAAGAATTCGTAAAAAAATACCAATCAGAAGGAGACAAAACTGAGATTATAGGACATTTCGGTTTGGGATTCTATTCCAGCTTTATGGTTTCTACTAAAGTAAAAATAGAAACTAAATCTTATAAAAAGGGGAGTGCCTCTGTTGTTTGGGAAAGTGAATCAGGCACTGAGTATTCCTTAAGACCTGGTGATAGATCTGAAAGAGGAACAAAGATCAGTTTATATCTCGATGGAGATTCAGGAGAGTATTTGGATTCCTGGAAACTGAAGGAACTTGTTCGTAAATATTGTGATTTTCTTCCTGTTCCAATTTATGTAAAAGATGAGAAGGCAAATAAACAAACTCCATTATGGAGCGAGCAGCCTTCTTCCGTTAAAAAAGAACAATATGATGAGTTCTATCAGTATCTTTTTCCTTTCGCAGGTGAGCCTTTATTCCATGTCCACTTAAATGTGGATTATCCATTTAGATTGCAGGGTATACTGTATTTCCCAAGGCTTAAACATGAGCTAGATGCAAATCGTATGGGTATCAAACTCTATTGCAATCATGTGTTTGTTTCTGAAGAAGCTAAAGAATTAGTTCCTCAATTTTTAACTGTTCTACAAGGAACTCTGGATATTCCTGATCTTCCTCTGAACGTTTCCAGATCGTACCTGCAAAATGATCCTTTGGTAAAAAAGATCTCTTCTCATATTGTCAAAAAAGTTTCAGACAAATTGCAGGAAGAATGGAGCAAAAATCCGGATGAATTCCGTAAAAACTGGGATGAGATTTCCCTTTTTGTTAAGTACGGAATGATGACTGACGAGAAATTCTATGAATCGGCAAAAGATCTGATATTCTTCCGGTCATCTAATGGTGATTTGACGAAACTCGAAGATTATGTGGAAAGAAATAAAGAAAAGAACTCAGGCAAAGTATATTATGCGGGAGAAGCTGAACTTTCTTCTGTGTATATGGACCTTCTCAAGTCCCAAGGTTTGGAAGCCTTACTTGTAGATTCCCGAATAGACAATCATTTCCTCCAATTCTTGGAAGGCAAAAATCCTGATTGGAAATTCCAAAGGGTGGATTCTGAACTTGCAGATCAGGTTTTGGATAAGGATGCAAGCCCCGATCTTGCTGACTCCGATAACAAAACTACGGAAGATCGATTGAAGGAAATTTTTACTAAAGCGATTTCCAAAGAAGGTGTGGAGATCAAAACAGAAGCATTAAAGTCTGAAGACATACCTGCAGTTATTCTTCTGCCTGAACATATAAGACGTCTGGCAGAGATGGGGCAAATGTATGGTCAGAAGGCTGGGGACTTCTTGAAGAATCATACTCTTCTCCTGAACCGCCAATCTAAGCTGGTCAAAAATATACTGGGTCTTTCCAAGAGCATTCATCCGGAGAAGGCGGAAAAATTAGCCCGTTCGGTGTACGATCTGGCCTTGTTAGGCGCTAAGCTGATCGGAGAGGACGAACTAAGTGATTTGATCCGTCGCCAAAGGGATCTGTTGGAAGATCTTTCCTCGGATTAA
- a CDS encoding PhoX family protein, whose translation MKVSRSDFLKYMGKGMLALTAARTLDLLSEPANKPSIKVHSPNSSSSKSSKAGSAKIPGSNFKPLKPNTKDDLILAAGFTYDLIAVYGDKINSKGDTFGYAADFNCFFQFPNDPNSALLWTNHEYLNELEYYVTGYDYNQKGPNNRTPEQIEKYLYSLGGSVIGLRKSNGSWVLDSESKYGRRINGRSEFQLKGPVAGSDAISGKTKVNGTFANCSGGQTLWNTVLSCEENYEMVVEDCKLGDSKEYGWIIEVDPFDPSSIPVKHTALGRFSHENAALTISPSGKLVVYMGDDSKDQCVYKFVSERNFDPKKGKLNSELLDEGTLYVGNFEKCVWVPLDLEKNPNLKNAKDKEGNLKFKTQADILVSCRDAAKTAGGTPMDRPEDLEVHPLDKSVFVSFTNNDSHGNFYGQIVRIKEENSDAESVRFEFEVFVAGGGKSGFSSPDNLAFDSSGNLWMVTDMTTRLLGKSIFKKFGNNGMFFIPTSGEDAGKAFQFASAPIGAELTGPWFTPDEEYLFLSVQHPGEDTKDYDVPTSRWPYRTKGDIPRPGVVAIRRA comes from the coding sequence ATGAAGGTATCTAGATCCGACTTTTTGAAATATATGGGAAAGGGGATGCTTGCTTTAACTGCGGCCCGTACCTTAGATCTACTCTCAGAACCTGCAAATAAACCTTCTATAAAAGTACATTCTCCGAATTCTTCTTCTTCAAAAAGTTCTAAGGCGGGCTCTGCCAAAATTCCAGGAAGCAATTTTAAACCTTTAAAGCCAAATACAAAAGACGATCTGATCTTAGCGGCAGGTTTTACATACGACCTGATCGCAGTATACGGAGATAAGATCAATTCTAAGGGAGATACTTTCGGTTATGCTGCCGATTTTAACTGTTTCTTCCAATTTCCGAATGATCCAAACTCTGCACTTCTTTGGACCAATCATGAGTATTTAAACGAATTAGAATATTATGTAACTGGATATGATTATAACCAGAAGGGTCCGAATAATCGAACACCTGAACAGATCGAAAAATATCTGTATTCATTAGGCGGTTCAGTGATCGGATTACGCAAATCTAATGGCTCTTGGGTATTAGATTCTGAATCTAAATACGGAAGAAGAATAAACGGAAGGTCGGAATTCCAACTGAAAGGCCCCGTTGCTGGTTCGGATGCAATCTCTGGTAAAACAAAAGTGAATGGCACATTTGCAAATTGTTCCGGTGGACAAACATTATGGAATACTGTCCTTTCTTGCGAAGAAAACTACGAAATGGTGGTAGAAGATTGTAAGTTGGGAGATTCCAAAGAATACGGATGGATCATAGAAGTGGATCCATTTGATCCTTCTTCCATTCCAGTAAAACATACTGCGCTTGGAAGATTCTCTCATGAAAATGCCGCATTAACTATTTCTCCATCCGGCAAGTTAGTTGTATATATGGGAGATGATTCCAAGGACCAATGCGTTTATAAATTTGTCTCCGAGAGAAATTTCGATCCTAAAAAAGGAAAATTAAATTCTGAACTTTTGGACGAAGGTACTTTATATGTAGGTAATTTCGAAAAATGTGTATGGGTTCCATTGGATCTGGAAAAGAATCCAAATCTAAAAAATGCAAAAGATAAAGAAGGTAATCTGAAATTCAAGACCCAGGCGGATATCTTAGTGTCTTGCAGGGATGCAGCAAAGACGGCCGGCGGAACTCCAATGGACAGACCTGAGGATCTGGAAGTTCATCCATTAGATAAATCTGTTTTTGTTTCCTTTACCAATAATGATTCTCATGGAAATTTTTACGGACAAATAGTACGTATCAAAGAAGAAAATTCAGATGCTGAATCGGTTCGTTTTGAATTCGAAGTGTTTGTTGCTGGAGGAGGGAAGAGTGGATTTTCTTCTCCTGATAATTTGGCTTTTGATTCTTCCGGAAATCTTTGGATGGTTACTGATATGACTACCCGCTTACTAGGAAAATCCATCTTCAAAAAATTCGGGAATAATGGTATGTTCTTTATTCCTACAAGCGGAGAAGATGCCGGAAAAGCTTTCCAATTTGCTTCTGCCCCCATCGGCGCGGAACTCACAGGCCCATGGTTTACACCTGACGAAGAATATTTATTCTTATCTGTGCAACATCCTGGAGAAGATACCAAGGATTATGATGTTCCTACTAGCCGTTGGCCTTATAGAACGAAAGGCGATATACCTAGGCCAGGAGTCGTCGCGATCAGAAGAGCTTAG
- a CDS encoding GDSL-type esterase/lipase family protein, producing MKKSIIWTFITISLLFSTIISAQPAPYKLTNPVLIRPFGDSITYGVGFTNDWQCPMYEIFQYICMPPGLKGGGYRGWMTLLSLNGDGLVFTTEGYQSGGSYFQQWLVNTQTHDGYPGWTVEDLTPIANRASFSDITLVHAGTNDMWPILKIQNPTDAQIDQLASTTGQNLFNMLQTLLNSNPKTHIFVAQIIKTAPPKVGYETVNKVIFKYNNYIANNWINLPPSSRARMTLVDMHSTLQPGPDYSADGIHPSANGYLKIACSWVRAIKGQSANQEDPCNGITTAKTEKQLTPTKEEIKQMTPPKEKLEQLLKRKSGTK from the coding sequence ATGAAAAAGTCTATTATTTGGACGTTTATTACAATTTCCTTATTATTCAGCACGATTATAAGCGCACAGCCCGCTCCTTACAAACTAACAAATCCCGTTTTAATTCGCCCCTTTGGCGATTCGATTACTTATGGAGTCGGATTTACGAACGATTGGCAATGCCCAATGTATGAAATCTTTCAATATATATGTATGCCTCCAGGATTAAAAGGAGGCGGGTATCGTGGATGGATGACTCTACTCTCACTAAATGGAGACGGACTTGTTTTTACTACAGAAGGGTATCAAAGTGGAGGTTCCTATTTCCAGCAATGGCTTGTGAATACACAGACCCACGATGGCTATCCAGGATGGACAGTAGAAGATCTGACACCAATTGCAAATAGAGCCAGCTTTTCTGATATTACTTTGGTTCATGCCGGAACGAACGATATGTGGCCTATATTAAAAATCCAGAATCCAACGGACGCGCAGATCGATCAACTTGCCAGTACAACTGGTCAGAATTTATTCAACATGTTGCAGACCTTGCTGAACAGCAATCCAAAGACACATATATTTGTAGCCCAAATCATCAAGACAGCTCCACCGAAGGTTGGTTACGAAACCGTTAATAAGGTAATCTTTAAATACAATAACTATATCGCAAACAATTGGATAAATCTTCCTCCCTCTAGTAGAGCTAGGATGACTCTTGTGGATATGCATAGCACGTTGCAACCTGGACCAGATTATTCTGCAGACGGAATCCATCCTAGCGCAAATGGATATTTGAAAATTGCATGCTCTTGGGTACGTGCAATCAAAGGGCAATCAGCAAATCAGGAAGATCCTTGTAACGGTATCACTACCGCAAAAACGGAAAAACAACTAACTCCTACTAAGGAAGAAATCAAACAAATGACTCCTCCTAAAGAAAAATTAGAGCAATTATTAAAAAGAAAGTCTGGAACGAAATAG
- a CDS encoding STAS domain-containing protein — translation MDSLKILEQDAGKEIRVYLVSGRLDESTFPLFKEKVLDVSHANNTVLNLSDLKYVSSSGIRAIFELKNRLTSEGKKLLLTEAGEKVIQIFNLLGLWKPFAHFEKEEDAIAACLKN, via the coding sequence ATGGATAGTTTAAAAATTCTAGAACAGGATGCTGGTAAAGAGATCAGAGTATATTTGGTTTCCGGCAGACTAGACGAATCCACCTTCCCTTTATTTAAGGAAAAAGTATTGGATGTAAGTCATGCAAACAATACCGTATTAAACTTATCCGATCTCAAGTATGTTTCCAGTTCCGGAATTCGTGCAATTTTCGAATTAAAGAACAGACTTACAAGTGAAGGTAAAAAACTTCTTCTTACAGAAGCTGGAGAGAAGGTCATACAGATCTTCAATCTATTGGGCCTTTGGAAACCATTCGCCCATTTTGAGAAAGAAGAAGACGCAATCGCTGCTTGTCTTAAAAACTAA
- a CDS encoding NAD(+)/NADH kinase, translating to MSAEKRKKIESVLVVIKRTKYELDLENYGSLDEFKRVAEIQNDSFSRIYNSHLRQLQSREELKHTFPNGKFIFREELENINIAVFDLVIALGGDNHFTYVAHHALDNLVLGCNSDPETSVGALLSFHTSDISKAVSKNWENIIIEEWPRINVRIEYPNGQAIETFQGISEISIRNNSPDLTSRFLISHEQVSEEQKCSGLLVYTGAGSTGWVMSCENKDVSFDKQEPYFKVYCRELRKKESFQYKLDHFTVRGSFRLISEMRGGISIDSLAERIYDFPPGAKADFSVSPERLRVVVQKHG from the coding sequence ATGTCGGCGGAAAAGCGAAAAAAGATCGAATCTGTTCTGGTAGTTATCAAAAGAACAAAGTATGAATTGGATCTGGAGAACTACGGTTCTCTAGATGAATTCAAAAGAGTAGCAGAGATCCAAAATGATTCCTTCTCTAGGATTTATAATTCTCATTTAAGACAGCTCCAAAGTAGAGAAGAATTAAAACACACCTTCCCGAATGGAAAGTTTATCTTTAGAGAAGAATTAGAAAATATAAATATAGCTGTCTTTGATCTGGTGATCGCATTAGGCGGGGACAATCATTTCACTTATGTGGCACATCACGCCTTAGACAATTTAGTTCTGGGATGTAATTCGGACCCCGAAACTTCTGTAGGGGCCCTTCTATCCTTTCATACCTCCGATATCTCAAAGGCGGTTTCCAAAAATTGGGAAAATATAATCATAGAAGAATGGCCTCGGATCAATGTTAGGATCGAATATCCTAACGGCCAAGCGATCGAGACCTTCCAAGGGATTAGCGAAATTTCTATCCGTAATAATAGTCCTGATTTAACGAGCCGATTTCTAATCTCTCATGAACAGGTCTCAGAAGAACAGAAATGTTCGGGCCTTCTTGTATATACCGGAGCGGGTTCTACTGGTTGGGTTATGTCTTGCGAAAATAAAGACGTAAGCTTTGACAAGCAGGAGCCCTATTTCAAAGTGTACTGTAGAGAGCTGCGTAAGAAGGAAAGTTTCCAATACAAGCTGGATCACTTCACGGTTCGCGGCTCTTTCCGTCTAATATCCGAAATGCGCGGAGGGATCTCAATCGATTCCTTGGCGGAACGTATTTACGATTTTCCTCCCGGGGCAAAAGCGGACTTTTCCGTTTCTCCGGAAAGATTGCGGGTGGTGGTGCAAAAACATGGATAG